From the Paludisphaera mucosa genome, one window contains:
- a CDS encoding ferredoxin family protein — protein sequence MAHVVAEPCFDCKYTDCVVVCPVDCFYEGAQMLYIQPDECIDCEACVPECPVEAIFHEDNLPEEWKEFTALNADMSKQSPNINEKKDAMEAETCDKSRKRT from the coding sequence ATGGCTCACGTCGTCGCAGAGCCCTGCTTCGATTGCAAATATACGGACTGCGTCGTGGTCTGCCCCGTGGATTGCTTCTACGAGGGCGCCCAGATGCTCTATATCCAGCCCGACGAATGCATCGACTGCGAGGCCTGCGTACCCGAGTGTCCGGTCGAGGCCATCTTCCACGAGGACAACCTCCCGGAAGAGTGGAAAGAGTTCACCGCGCTCAACGCCGACATGTCGAAGCAGAGCCCCAACATCAACGAGAAGAAGGACGCCATGGAGGCCGAGACCTGCGACAAGAGCCGCAAGCGGACCTAA
- a CDS encoding MFS transporter — translation MSAETSPTDSAAPPRRSTFESLAIKNYRLYFVGQGVSLIGTWLQAAAVRWLVYEQTGSADRLGVIETANLLPGLVVGLFAGAISDRVAPRAMILAMELGQMVCAFTLAGLVSLGTITFWQMAAILATARICVSFELPSRHVFLYDLVGPRSLTNAIALNAGLFNATRVIGPALAGVSFAILGAAGCFTLNALSYLAAIASVLAIRIAPRPPRERVARGAAMSDVIAGLAYLRGEPRVSGHLALMGFFGLAGMGYEAMMPVFSRTILGFDIGGYTVLLASGGAGATLGALTVARMGDGVRKERMVAYGILCFASFLLAASFLPYWSPRGWPPLIRLGCGVVCLFGAWFGAAFFYSSTQTLIQLAIPAALRGRIMGVWMVVFSGSVPLGALWTGRAASLWGICPVMTFSALVCLATGVGLLVVQRWRGDLSRRSPGLPVVAPAPDASG, via the coding sequence ATGAGCGCCGAGACCTCGCCGACGGATTCCGCCGCTCCCCCCCGGCGCAGCACGTTCGAGTCCCTGGCGATCAAGAATTACCGCCTCTACTTCGTCGGCCAGGGGGTGAGCCTGATCGGGACGTGGTTGCAGGCCGCCGCGGTGCGCTGGCTCGTGTACGAGCAGACGGGCTCGGCGGATCGTCTGGGCGTGATCGAGACCGCCAACCTGCTGCCCGGCCTCGTCGTGGGCCTGTTCGCCGGCGCGATCTCCGACCGCGTCGCGCCCCGGGCGATGATCCTGGCGATGGAGCTGGGCCAGATGGTCTGCGCCTTCACGCTGGCCGGCCTGGTGAGCCTGGGGACCATCACCTTCTGGCAGATGGCGGCGATCCTGGCGACGGCGCGGATCTGCGTCTCGTTCGAACTCCCGAGTCGACACGTCTTCCTCTACGACCTGGTCGGTCCCAGGAGCCTCACGAATGCCATCGCCCTGAACGCGGGTCTTTTCAACGCCACGCGCGTGATCGGCCCCGCGCTCGCGGGGGTGAGCTTCGCCATCCTGGGGGCCGCGGGCTGCTTCACCCTGAACGCGCTGAGCTACCTGGCGGCCATCGCGTCGGTGCTGGCGATCCGGATCGCCCCGCGACCGCCCCGCGAGAGGGTCGCCCGAGGCGCCGCGATGAGCGACGTGATCGCCGGCCTGGCGTACCTTCGCGGCGAGCCCCGGGTCTCGGGACACCTCGCCCTGATGGGTTTCTTCGGGCTGGCGGGCATGGGCTACGAGGCGATGATGCCGGTCTTCTCGCGGACGATCCTCGGCTTCGACATCGGGGGTTATACCGTCCTGCTCGCCAGCGGCGGGGCCGGGGCGACGCTCGGCGCGTTGACGGTGGCCCGGATGGGGGACGGCGTCCGCAAGGAGCGCATGGTGGCTTACGGCATCCTCTGCTTCGCCAGCTTCCTGCTCGCGGCGTCGTTCCTGCCCTACTGGTCCCCAAGGGGCTGGCCGCCGCTGATTCGTCTGGGCTGCGGGGTCGTCTGCCTGTTCGGCGCCTGGTTCGGCGCGGCCTTCTTCTACTCGTCGACCCAAACTCTGATCCAGCTCGCAATCCCGGCCGCCTTACGCGGGCGGATCATGGGCGTCTGGATGGTCGTCTTCTCGGGCTCCGTGCCGTTGGGCGCGCTCTGGACGGGCCGGGCCGCGAGCCTCTGGGGCATTTGCCCGGTCATGACGTTCTCCGCACTGGTCTGCCTGGCGACCGGGGTCGGGCTGCTGGTCGTCCAGCGGTGGCGAGGCGACCTGAGCCGTCGCAGCCCAGGTTTGCCAGTCGTCGCGCCGGCTCCCGATGCATCCGGATGA
- a CDS encoding VIT1/CCC1 transporter family protein — MSRSRSLSSRIAVYLWTAPTTMVGLVAGALTLATGGRVRVREGALEFYGGFATWMARAVGFGAMTLGHVILGYDAWWLDELRPHEQVHVRQAERWGIAFLPAYLAASVLAMKGGGHYYHDNWFERDARIRSGQEEGPGLDPPTSVAAPVPASAGESVHPERHFRASETVRDVVIGMADGLTVPFALAAGLTGAATGNSLIVTAGLAEVAAGSIAMGLGGYLAARSDAESYELERRREEREVEDSPELEEAEIVQIFEGYGLHPEQLEPILAAFRKDHAAWVDFMMKFELGLEEPDPRRAFASAATIAGSYIVGGLIPLAPYMVIASTSRALATSVVATLLALLAFGYVKGRFTGTKPVRGALQTALIGGAAAAAAFLIARVFS; from the coding sequence ATGAGTCGAAGCCGCAGCCTGTCATCCCGGATCGCCGTCTACCTCTGGACGGCTCCGACGACGATGGTGGGCCTCGTCGCCGGGGCCCTCACGCTGGCGACGGGGGGCCGGGTGCGGGTCCGCGAGGGGGCCCTGGAATTCTACGGCGGCTTCGCGACCTGGATGGCCCGGGCCGTCGGTTTCGGGGCGATGACCCTCGGGCACGTCATCCTCGGCTACGACGCCTGGTGGCTCGACGAGCTTCGGCCCCACGAGCAGGTCCACGTGCGACAGGCCGAACGCTGGGGGATCGCGTTCCTGCCGGCGTACCTCGCCGCCAGCGTCCTCGCCATGAAGGGCGGGGGGCACTATTACCACGACAACTGGTTCGAGCGAGACGCCCGGATCCGGAGCGGCCAGGAGGAAGGCCCGGGGCTCGATCCGCCGACTTCCGTGGCCGCGCCGGTGCCGGCGTCGGCCGGCGAATCGGTCCACCCCGAGCGCCACTTCCGGGCGAGCGAGACGGTCCGGGACGTGGTGATCGGCATGGCCGACGGCTTGACGGTCCCGTTCGCGCTGGCGGCCGGCCTGACGGGGGCCGCGACGGGGAACAGCCTCATCGTGACCGCCGGCCTCGCCGAGGTCGCCGCCGGGTCGATCGCCATGGGCCTGGGCGGCTACCTCGCGGCCCGCAGCGACGCCGAATCGTACGAGCTCGAACGTCGTCGCGAGGAACGCGAGGTCGAGGACTCGCCCGAGCTCGAGGAGGCGGAGATCGTCCAGATCTTCGAGGGCTACGGCCTGCATCCCGAACAGCTCGAGCCGATCCTCGCCGCCTTCCGGAAGGACCACGCCGCCTGGGTCGACTTCATGATGAAGTTCGAGCTGGGCCTGGAGGAGCCCGACCCTCGCCGCGCCTTCGCCAGCGCGGCGACGATCGCCGGGTCGTACATCGTCGGCGGCCTGATCCCGCTGGCCCCGTACATGGTCATCGCATCGACGAGCCGGGCGCTGGCGACGTCGGTGGTCGCGACGCTGCTGGCGCTGCTGGCGTTCGGGTACGTCAAGGGTCGCTTCACGGGGACGAAGCCCGTCCGGGGGGCCTTGCAGACGGCCCTGATCGGGGGTGCGGCGGCCGCCGCGGCCTTCCTGATCGCCCGGGTTTTTTCGTGA
- a CDS encoding polysaccharide biosynthesis/export family protein, whose product MTARTPTAFSCLRRMLILAGLASALLTFTPGCAGRRLRKEADQVPYRGVVDVDQARELDKTTMPKYVVEPPDELDIAVKPTPPDWSPSSTVVQADGVIDLGLYGDVYVVGLTLDQVEEKVAQQLTLDALKRGQKPTEPYRVSARLSNSQSKFFYVLGTVATEGKFPIRGNETALDAIVQAGLKSNSLPEKAYLVRPHPAGGCDQVLRIDYEAIKERGDTITNYQIFPGDRIVVPGTRPPSLIATLLGR is encoded by the coding sequence ATGACTGCAAGGACGCCGACAGCCTTCTCCTGCTTGCGCAGGATGCTGATCCTCGCGGGGCTGGCGTCGGCCCTCCTGACGTTCACGCCCGGATGCGCGGGGCGGCGGCTCCGCAAGGAGGCCGACCAGGTCCCCTACCGCGGCGTCGTCGACGTCGACCAGGCCCGGGAGCTGGACAAGACGACGATGCCCAAGTACGTCGTCGAGCCCCCCGACGAGCTGGACATCGCGGTCAAGCCGACGCCCCCCGACTGGTCGCCCTCATCGACCGTCGTGCAGGCCGACGGCGTCATCGACCTAGGCCTCTACGGCGACGTCTACGTCGTCGGCCTGACCCTCGACCAGGTCGAGGAGAAGGTCGCCCAGCAGCTCACGCTCGACGCCCTGAAGCGGGGCCAGAAGCCGACCGAGCCCTACCGCGTCTCGGCCCGGCTCAGCAACTCGCAGAGCAAGTTCTTCTACGTCCTGGGGACCGTCGCCACCGAGGGCAAGTTCCCCATCCGCGGCAACGAGACGGCCCTCGACGCGATCGTGCAGGCGGGGCTCAAGTCGAACAGCCTCCCCGAGAAGGCGTACCTCGTGCGGCCCCACCCGGCCGGCGGCTGCGACCAGGTCCTCCGGATCGACTATGAGGCGATCAAGGAGCGAGGCGACACGATCACCAACTACCAGATCTTCCCCGGCGACCGCATCGTCGTCCCCGGCACCCGGCCCCCGAGCCTCATCGCGACCCTCCTCGGGCGCTGA
- a CDS encoding alkaline phosphatase family protein, with translation MPPNPSRVLFVGLDGGTRAILDPAFDRGWAPNLAGLWKRSAVGRLRSTDPMVTPVAWTSFSTGCTPLTHGVHDFNYLDHADQTIREHDAATVRTPTLWEIVSRLGGSVVSLGLPLTYPAPPVRGLFVAGADAPDTEHAFAQCPDFGRLLRDEVPDYTNKLVWKRRPRTPEEALDQADRCAAIFRAQAEAAWKADDRVDWTAMMVHYHNLDSLQHRMWPYFDVDETGVRGAGFTDAVERSIRALDDSIGRLLDLAADRDAAVVVVSDHGFGPCRSLVNVNGMLRAAGLQRTRVYGTRFRYRAIRLLERFRRWRALREPGAAAPAKARPIDGQMSCDWSRTLAFAPFGQLCGNVFLNREAVSGAAADRALDEIVAMLKDARDPDRGDRLFADVYATARRFGVDPAKEGMPDVFALSADGYQAQAKWSERHRNAILRPDPGLPATHWVDGVVAIDGPGVRPGHRLDARLQDLAPTSLALLGLDVPPFMEGRVLHEAFDEPLDVHRSEPPASAAIPTRSYDEVVAAAVDGP, from the coding sequence ATGCCACCGAATCCATCGCGCGTGCTCTTCGTGGGACTCGACGGAGGCACACGCGCCATCCTCGATCCCGCCTTCGACCGCGGCTGGGCGCCGAACCTCGCCGGCCTGTGGAAACGCTCCGCGGTGGGCCGGCTGCGGTCGACCGACCCCATGGTCACGCCCGTCGCCTGGACCTCGTTCTCCACGGGCTGCACGCCGCTGACCCACGGCGTCCACGACTTCAACTACCTCGACCACGCCGACCAGACCATCCGCGAGCACGACGCCGCGACCGTCCGCACGCCAACTCTCTGGGAGATCGTGAGCCGCCTGGGCGGGTCGGTCGTCAGCCTGGGGCTGCCTCTGACGTACCCCGCGCCGCCGGTCCGCGGCCTCTTCGTCGCCGGGGCCGACGCGCCGGACACGGAGCATGCGTTCGCCCAGTGCCCCGACTTCGGCCGGCTCCTCCGGGACGAGGTCCCCGACTACACGAACAAGCTCGTCTGGAAGCGCCGCCCCCGCACGCCCGAGGAGGCGCTCGATCAGGCCGACCGCTGCGCCGCGATCTTCCGGGCGCAGGCCGAAGCCGCCTGGAAGGCCGACGACCGGGTCGACTGGACCGCGATGATGGTCCACTATCACAACCTGGACAGCCTCCAACATCGCATGTGGCCCTACTTCGACGTGGACGAGACCGGCGTCCGCGGGGCCGGCTTCACCGACGCCGTCGAGCGATCGATCCGGGCGCTCGACGACTCCATCGGCCGCCTACTGGATCTGGCGGCCGACCGCGACGCGGCGGTCGTCGTGGTCTCGGACCACGGCTTCGGCCCCTGCCGATCGCTGGTCAACGTCAACGGCATGCTCCGGGCCGCGGGCCTCCAGCGGACCCGGGTCTACGGTACGCGTTTCCGTTACCGGGCCATTCGCCTGCTCGAGCGCTTCCGGCGCTGGCGGGCCCTCCGCGAGCCGGGCGCCGCGGCCCCGGCGAAGGCCCGGCCGATCGACGGCCAGATGTCGTGCGACTGGAGCCGGACGCTCGCCTTCGCGCCCTTCGGCCAGCTCTGCGGCAACGTCTTCCTCAACCGCGAGGCCGTCTCAGGCGCCGCGGCCGATCGGGCGCTCGACGAGATCGTGGCGATGCTGAAGGACGCCCGCGACCCGGACCGCGGGGACCGGCTCTTCGCCGACGTCTACGCGACGGCCCGCCGCTTCGGCGTCGATCCAGCGAAGGAAGGGATGCCCGACGTCTTCGCCCTCTCCGCCGACGGCTACCAGGCCCAGGCCAAATGGTCCGAACGCCACCGCAACGCGATCCTCCGGCCCGACCCCGGACTGCCGGCTACCCACTGGGTCGACGGCGTCGTCGCGATCGATGGGCCTGGCGTCCGGCCCGGCCACCGCCTCGACGCGCGGCTGCAAGACCTGGCCCCGACGTCGCTGGCCTTGCTGGGCCTCGACGTCCCTCCTTTCATGGAGGGCCGGGTCCTCCACGAGGCGTTCGACGAGCCCCTGGACGTCCACCGATCCGAGCCGCCGGCCTCCGCCGCCATACCGACCCGAAGTTACGACGAAGTCGTCGCGGCGGCCGTCGACGGCCCCTGA
- a CDS encoding acyl carrier protein — translation MEDIQKDVHSFILNEFLPGEDPSELTESTPLITGGILDSITTLKLVVYLEERFDIVVEAHEAGVEHLDSIKQIAELISEKKHAA, via the coding sequence ATGGAAGACATCCAGAAGGACGTCCACTCGTTCATCCTGAACGAGTTCCTGCCCGGCGAAGACCCCTCCGAGCTGACCGAGTCGACGCCGCTGATCACCGGCGGCATCCTCGACTCGATCACGACGCTCAAGCTGGTCGTCTATCTGGAAGAGCGGTTCGACATCGTCGTCGAGGCCCACGAGGCGGGCGTCGAGCACCTCGACTCCATCAAGCAGATCGCCGAGCTGATCTCCGAGAAGAAGCACGCCGCCTGA
- a CDS encoding GH3 family domain-containing protein encodes MNASAALAALSGSRAVRRIVNEAFHVHARARMRRLAAIDPFAEQRRTLRRLLAYARGTRFGRDHGFAEIRSIEAYQRRVPIRTYEDLWKDYLCENYPLLEDLTWPGRIPYLALTSGTTQGATKYIPVSRQMVRSNRKAAQTVTAAHMTARPDSRLFEGRIFFLGGTTRLEEPAPGVRQGDLSGVAALEVAPALRPFTFPPIDLALESDWDRKLTRLAEHSLGERITLVSGVPSWLLMLFHQVLARSGRSTIAEVWPNLEMVVHGGVKFDPYERAIRTIVGSDAVRLQETYPCSEGFIAFGDPATGLLRLLVDHGIFYEFIPVDEYREGRVPGTRLWLGDVVTGVDYVLVVSTCAGMWAHVIGDTIRFESLDPPLLRFTGRTRYTLSAFGEHLDHEEVEAALGETSAATGTMVHEWHVGPVFADASGFHQYVIEFGETPRRIDAFRASLDEELRRRNDDYRAHRAPGSGIPAPALIATRPGAFESWMRSRGKLGGQNKVPRMDGGGALTRDLVDHVRGADLVESELGPGDPP; translated from the coding sequence ATGAACGCCTCCGCGGCCCTGGCCGCCCTGTCAGGATCCCGCGCGGTGCGGCGGATCGTCAACGAAGCCTTCCATGTGCATGCGAGGGCCCGGATGCGGCGACTCGCCGCCATCGACCCGTTCGCGGAACAGCGGCGCACGCTGCGCCGGCTCCTCGCCTACGCGCGGGGCACCCGCTTCGGCCGCGACCACGGCTTCGCCGAGATCCGCTCCATCGAGGCGTATCAGCGGCGGGTGCCGATCCGGACTTATGAAGATCTGTGGAAAGACTACCTCTGCGAGAACTATCCCCTCCTCGAGGACCTGACCTGGCCGGGCCGCATCCCCTACCTGGCCCTGACGAGCGGGACGACGCAGGGGGCGACGAAGTACATCCCCGTCTCGCGCCAGATGGTGCGCTCGAACCGCAAGGCCGCGCAGACGGTGACGGCCGCGCACATGACGGCGCGCCCCGATTCGCGGCTGTTCGAGGGCCGCATCTTCTTCCTGGGCGGGACGACCCGGCTGGAGGAGCCCGCCCCGGGGGTCCGGCAGGGGGACCTCAGCGGCGTGGCGGCCCTGGAAGTGGCCCCGGCGCTCCGCCCCTTCACGTTCCCGCCGATCGACCTCGCCCTGGAGTCCGACTGGGACCGGAAGCTCACCCGGCTCGCGGAGCACAGCCTGGGCGAGCGGATCACGCTCGTGAGCGGCGTGCCGAGCTGGCTCCTGATGCTCTTCCATCAGGTCCTCGCGCGGAGCGGCCGGTCGACGATCGCCGAGGTCTGGCCGAACCTCGAGATGGTCGTGCACGGCGGGGTGAAATTCGACCCTTACGAACGGGCCATCCGGACGATCGTCGGCTCCGACGCCGTTCGATTGCAGGAGACCTACCCCTGTTCCGAGGGGTTCATCGCCTTCGGGGATCCGGCGACGGGGCTGCTGCGGCTGCTCGTCGATCACGGGATCTTTTATGAGTTCATCCCCGTCGACGAGTACCGCGAGGGGCGCGTTCCGGGGACGCGGCTCTGGCTGGGGGACGTCGTAACGGGCGTGGACTACGTCCTCGTCGTCTCGACCTGCGCGGGGATGTGGGCGCACGTGATCGGCGACACGATCCGGTTCGAGTCGCTCGACCCTCCCCTGCTCCGATTCACCGGCCGGACCCGGTACACGCTCTCGGCGTTCGGGGAGCACCTGGACCACGAGGAGGTCGAGGCCGCGCTCGGCGAAACCTCGGCCGCGACGGGGACGATGGTCCACGAATGGCACGTCGGTCCGGTCTTCGCCGACGCGTCCGGATTCCATCAATATGTGATCGAGTTCGGCGAGACGCCCCGCCGAATCGATGCGTTTCGCGCAAGTCTCGACGAGGAGCTTCGCCGCCGCAACGACGACTATCGCGCCCATCGCGCGCCGGGCTCGGGCATCCCCGCCCCGGCGCTGATCGCGACCCGACCGGGGGCCTTCGAATCCTGGATGCGGAGTCGCGGCAAGCTCGGCGGCCAAAACAAGGTCCCGCGCATGGACGGGGGGGGAGCCTTGACCCGCGACCTCGTCGACCACGTCCGGGGCGCGGACCTGGTCGAGTCGGAGCTGGGCCCGGGCGATCCCCCCTGA
- the olsG gene encoding ornithine lipid N-methyltransferase, with product MSDLTLFLGKFLRHGTAIASLAPSSRWLARATVSNIDWNRPNVVVELGAGTGPITRILAERAGPHSRVLVVERDPDFAAILRDRFRDQPALELIEGDARDLSAMLRDRGIARVDHVISGLPTPSLPRDVRRDMIRTVGEVLKPEGTFNQITEMPWVYRGLYRRLFDDVRFHFEPRNLPPGGVYFCRGVKLPVASS from the coding sequence GTGAGCGACCTCACCCTCTTCCTCGGCAAGTTCTTGCGGCACGGGACGGCCATCGCGAGCCTCGCCCCCAGCAGCCGCTGGCTGGCCCGCGCGACCGTCTCCAACATCGACTGGAACCGCCCCAACGTCGTCGTCGAGCTGGGCGCCGGCACGGGCCCGATCACGAGGATCCTGGCGGAGCGGGCCGGACCTCACTCGCGAGTCCTGGTCGTCGAGCGCGACCCCGATTTCGCCGCGATCCTCCGCGACCGCTTTCGCGACCAACCAGCCCTGGAGCTGATCGAAGGCGACGCTCGCGACCTGTCCGCCATGCTCCGCGATCGGGGGATCGCCCGGGTGGACCACGTGATCTCCGGGTTGCCCACCCCTTCCCTGCCCCGGGACGTCCGCCGCGACATGATCCGGACCGTCGGCGAGGTCCTCAAGCCCGAGGGGACCTTCAACCAGATCACGGAGATGCCCTGGGTCTATCGCGGACTCTACCGGCGGCTCTTCGACGACGTCCGCTTCCACTTCGAACCTCGAAACCTCCCTCCCGGCGGGGTCTATTTCTGTCGAGGCGTGAAGCTCCCGGTCGCCTCCTCATGA
- a CDS encoding alpha/beta fold hydrolase has protein sequence MPSRVLDWIDLPRTLSRRMLRTPLILVNGLAEQSESWFANERHLARRFDLRLPEVLDYDGEALHRWIDAGHDVTIDFLARRLEAYLDESVQRPPCHLAASSLGCQVALTYAAANPAKVDRLVLICPSGLHGGENLPMIDGVRRSRYDDLVASVFHESGSAHGRLVGAFERKFQNRRWKKGVLKTLRGTVGHSVGHLLDRVDRPTLVIWGADDQILSDVPGSIRAASRIPGVRQVVVPRCGHAPQIEKSRLVNRLIDRFLKDRLGRTPKSMDPARFLESAARRDATSRHSSSTPLLSPSS, from the coding sequence ATGCCCTCCCGCGTTCTCGACTGGATCGACCTGCCCCGCACGCTCTCCCGGCGAATGCTTCGCACGCCCCTGATCCTGGTGAACGGGCTGGCGGAGCAGTCGGAAAGCTGGTTCGCCAACGAACGCCACCTCGCGCGACGGTTCGACCTGCGGCTGCCCGAGGTCCTCGATTACGACGGCGAGGCGCTCCACCGCTGGATCGACGCCGGCCACGACGTCACCATCGACTTCCTCGCCCGCCGGCTGGAAGCCTACCTCGACGAGAGCGTCCAGCGCCCCCCCTGTCACCTGGCGGCGTCGAGCCTGGGGTGTCAGGTCGCGCTCACCTACGCGGCGGCGAATCCCGCGAAGGTCGACCGACTCGTCCTGATCTGCCCTTCGGGCCTCCACGGCGGAGAGAACCTGCCGATGATCGACGGCGTCCGCCGCAGCCGCTACGACGACCTCGTCGCGTCGGTCTTCCACGAATCGGGGTCCGCCCACGGACGGCTCGTCGGGGCGTTCGAGCGCAAGTTCCAGAATCGCCGTTGGAAGAAAGGCGTCTTGAAGACCCTGCGGGGCACGGTCGGGCATTCCGTGGGCCACCTCCTCGATCGGGTCGATCGCCCCACGCTCGTGATCTGGGGTGCGGACGACCAGATCCTCTCCGACGTCCCCGGCTCGATCCGCGCCGCGTCGCGGATCCCCGGCGTGCGCCAGGTCGTCGTCCCCCGCTGCGGGCATGCACCTCAGATCGAGAAATCGCGGCTCGTGAATCGGCTGATCGACCGCTTCCTCAAGGATCGTCTCGGGCGGACCCCGAAGTCGATGGACCCGGCCCGGTTCCTGGAGTCCGCAGCTCGCCGCGACGCGACCTCTCGACACTCGTCGTCGACTCCCCTCTTGTCCCCCTCGTCCTGA
- a CDS encoding TIGR01777 family oxidoreductase gives MRVLVTGGSGLIGRRLVRRILEEGGRPVVVSRRADVLRRERETRDYEVVQGDPTEAGRWQDAVDGCDAVVNLVGHNLFAERWTSEMKRKIRDSRVYGTENVVAAISAAKARPRVLVQGSAVGYYGPRDDEELDESAPSGSDFLAVVCREWEDASAGVEALGVRRAVVRIGVVLAPGEGALKIMTPLFKLGPGVPVGGSGGLAPARGRQWMSWIHIDDIVGILLLALQNPEATGPINGVGPHPVRNAEFARTLSGILWKPYAPWRVFLPFGPPDLVLRLILGEVADAITRGQKVLPRKAMNLGYVFRHPDLAEALADVFGPATTAVRDHDATAIGSR, from the coding sequence ATGCGAGTCTTGGTCACGGGGGGTTCGGGCCTCATCGGCCGTCGGCTGGTTCGGCGGATCCTGGAGGAGGGGGGACGCCCCGTCGTCGTCTCTCGACGCGCCGACGTCCTGCGGCGTGAGCGTGAGACGCGGGACTACGAGGTCGTGCAGGGCGACCCCACGGAAGCGGGACGCTGGCAGGACGCGGTCGACGGCTGCGACGCCGTGGTCAACCTCGTCGGCCACAACCTCTTCGCCGAGCGCTGGACTTCCGAGATGAAGCGGAAGATCCGCGACAGCCGCGTGTACGGGACGGAGAACGTCGTGGCCGCGATCTCGGCGGCTAAGGCTCGTCCCCGGGTGCTGGTGCAAGGATCGGCCGTCGGCTATTACGGCCCTCGCGATGACGAGGAACTGGATGAATCGGCCCCCTCCGGCTCGGACTTCCTGGCCGTCGTCTGCCGCGAGTGGGAGGACGCGTCGGCGGGCGTCGAGGCCCTCGGCGTGCGCCGGGCCGTGGTCCGGATCGGCGTCGTCCTGGCTCCCGGCGAGGGGGCCTTGAAGATCATGACGCCCCTCTTCAAGCTCGGTCCGGGCGTGCCCGTCGGAGGAAGCGGCGGACTCGCCCCGGCGCGAGGCCGCCAGTGGATGAGCTGGATCCACATCGACGACATCGTCGGGATCCTGCTGCTGGCCCTCCAGAATCCCGAGGCGACGGGCCCGATCAACGGCGTCGGGCCTCACCCCGTGCGGAACGCCGAGTTCGCCCGCACCCTTTCAGGGATCCTCTGGAAGCCGTACGCACCCTGGCGGGTCTTCCTGCCCTTCGGCCCGCCCGATCTCGTCCTCCGCCTGATCCTGGGCGAGGTCGCCGATGCGATCACCAGGGGACAGAAAGTCCTGCCTCGCAAGGCCATGAACCTGGGATACGTCTTTCGACACCCCGACCTGGCCGAGGCGCTCGCGGACGTTTTTGGGCCCGCGACGACGGCGGTTCGCGACCACGATGCCACCGCGATCGGCTCACGCTGA